A single region of the Salipaludibacillus sp. LMS25 genome encodes:
- a CDS encoding TSUP family transporter encodes MEDISLVILTFLIFAGFAAAFIDAVVGGGGLISIPALLFTGLSPSVALGTNKLAATMGALTSTINFLRSGKINKKLVVKLLPLSIIGSGIGVYVVQLIPPEFLKPIILTLLILVTIYTIIKKDWGMKSTFKKLSMKMTIFIVLATLILGFYDGFLGAGTGSFLIFSFLLLGFDFVESAGNAKVLNFGSNLAALITFILFNSVNFYYGIPMGIAMVLGAFVGSRVAIKSGAAYVKVLFIAITVVLIGKSVWDYIQKQI; translated from the coding sequence ATGGAAGATATTAGCTTAGTTATATTAACTTTTTTAATTTTTGCTGGATTTGCTGCAGCTTTTATTGATGCTGTAGTAGGTGGTGGGGGCCTTATTTCGATTCCTGCTTTATTATTTACTGGACTCTCTCCTTCTGTTGCTTTAGGAACTAACAAGTTAGCTGCTACTATGGGCGCTCTGACGAGTACTATTAACTTTCTTCGATCGGGAAAAATCAACAAAAAATTAGTTGTGAAATTATTACCTCTCTCTATAATAGGATCAGGGATTGGTGTATATGTTGTTCAGTTAATACCGCCTGAATTTCTAAAGCCTATTATTTTAACACTCTTAATCCTTGTTACTATCTATACAATTATAAAAAAGGACTGGGGAATGAAATCCACATTTAAGAAATTATCGATGAAAATGACGATTTTCATTGTTTTAGCTACACTAATTCTAGGGTTTTATGACGGATTTCTAGGAGCTGGAACAGGTTCTTTTCTTATTTTTTCCTTTTTACTTTTAGGCTTTGACTTTGTTGAATCAGCCGGAAATGCCAAAGTTTTAAATTTTGGTAGTAATCTTGCTGCTCTAATTACGTTTATTCTATTTAATTCAGTTAACTTCTACTATGGAATTCCTATGGGGATAGCTATGGTACTAGGAGCGTTCGTGGGATCTCGAGTAGCAATAAAAAGCGGAGCTGCTTATGTTAAGGTTTTATTTATTGCCATTACTGTAGTGTTGATCGGAAAAAGCGTCTGGGATTATATACAGAAGCAAATTTAA
- the nikB gene encoding nickel ABC transporter permease, whose product MLHIITRKFLEVFFFIVLITFASFVFVRLAPGDPVLTILNVDELSISQEQVEQLREDMGFNKPLLVQYGHWLINFVQLDFGASYVTGQPVMEMIMQGLPATLELTLGALIVMLVIAIPLGSLSALYRNSWIDQISRTLSIIGAAVPSFWLGLILIDLFSVRVNWLPSMGKGGLDTLILPAVTLGLAISSVYVRLLRSSLLESLNQEFIRAGRARGLSECRIFFTHAFRHSLPPVITVFGVSIGSLIGGVVVIEVLFAYPGIGKMVVDAIRQRDYPLIQGYILVMAIIVFIVNTCVDLSYRYLNPELKLKERETSR is encoded by the coding sequence GTGTTACACATAATCACTCGCAAATTTCTTGAAGTCTTTTTTTTCATAGTACTCATTACATTTGCTAGTTTTGTATTTGTTCGCTTAGCTCCTGGTGATCCCGTTCTAACCATCCTAAATGTAGATGAATTATCCATTAGTCAGGAACAAGTGGAACAGTTAAGAGAGGATATGGGATTTAATAAGCCGCTGCTCGTACAATACGGGCATTGGCTTATTAACTTTGTTCAACTTGATTTTGGGGCGTCCTATGTCACTGGCCAGCCTGTCATGGAAATGATCATGCAAGGCCTTCCTGCCACGCTTGAATTAACGTTAGGCGCTTTGATCGTTATGTTAGTGATAGCTATTCCACTTGGTTCTTTGTCTGCCCTTTATCGGAACAGTTGGATCGATCAAATTAGTCGGACGCTTTCCATTATCGGGGCAGCTGTACCAAGCTTTTGGTTAGGTCTTATTTTAATTGATTTATTTAGTGTTCGGGTGAATTGGCTTCCTAGTATGGGCAAAGGGGGGCTAGATACGTTAATTTTGCCTGCAGTAACACTCGGTTTAGCTATTTCAAGTGTGTATGTTCGCTTACTTCGGTCTAGTTTACTGGAGTCACTTAATCAGGAGTTTATTCGAGCAGGGAGAGCGAGAGGGCTATCAGAGTGTCGTATTTTTTTCACCCACGCTTTTCGCCACAGTTTGCCACCGGTGATCACTGTTTTTGGTGTGAGTATTGGAAGCCTAATCGGAGGCGTAGTCGTCATAGAAGTGTTATTTGCCTATCCAGGGATCGGTAAAATGGTCGTTGATGCCATTCGCCAGCGTGATTATCCTCTTATTCAAGGCTATATATTAGTGATGGCTATTATTGTTTTTATTGTCAATACGTGTGTTGATTTGTCATATCGCTATTTAAATCCAGAGCTAAAACTGAAAGAAAGAGAGACAAGCCGATGA
- a CDS encoding NAD(P)-dependent oxidoreductase, producing the protein MLNNNSVIGFIGTGVMGKSMANHLLEAGYKVLVYNRTPSRTKELREKGAILKDTIADLSIESDVIITMVGYPREVEQIYLDEQGILDHAKEGTYLIDMTTSSPILAQKFFEEAEKKGLHALDAPVSGGDIGAREANLTIMVGGEEEDFNIVYPILKLMGTNIVLQGKAGAGQHTKMCNQIAIASNMIGVCEAMVYAEEAGLNPETVLKSIGAGAAGSWSLSNLAPRMINGDFEPGFYIKHFIKDMKIALECAREMNLDTPGLKLAKSLYDELENKGEENSGTQALFKLLGKKLSKA; encoded by the coding sequence ATGCTAAACAATAATTCAGTTATAGGATTTATCGGTACAGGTGTTATGGGGAAAAGTATGGCTAATCATTTATTGGAAGCCGGTTATAAAGTTCTTGTTTATAATAGAACACCATCTCGTACAAAAGAATTACGGGAAAAAGGTGCTATCTTAAAAGATACTATAGCTGATCTATCTATTGAATCAGACGTTATCATTACAATGGTTGGCTATCCTAGAGAGGTAGAACAAATATATTTAGATGAACAAGGAATATTAGATCATGCGAAAGAGGGCACATATCTTATTGATATGACAACTTCTAGTCCAATCTTAGCTCAAAAGTTTTTTGAAGAAGCGGAAAAAAAGGGGCTTCATGCATTAGATGCTCCTGTATCAGGTGGAGACATTGGGGCAAGAGAAGCGAATTTAACGATTATGGTTGGCGGGGAAGAAGAGGACTTTAATATCGTATACCCTATTCTTAAGTTAATGGGTACGAATATTGTTTTACAAGGAAAAGCTGGTGCTGGCCAGCACACTAAAATGTGCAATCAAATTGCTATTGCCTCTAATATGATCGGCGTATGTGAAGCAATGGTGTATGCGGAAGAAGCAGGATTGAACCCGGAAACTGTTTTAAAAAGCATTGGAGCAGGAGCCGCTGGGAGCTGGTCTTTAAGTAATCTAGCTCCACGAATGATTAATGGGGATTTTGAGCCTGGTTTCTATATTAAGCATTTCATTAAAGATATGAAAATAGCTCTTGAATGTGCTAGGGAAATGAATTTAGATACACCGGGTTTAAAATTAGCCAAATCATTATATGATGAGCTTGAAAACAAAGGTGAAGAGAATAGTGGAACACAGGCATTATTTAAGTTATTAGGTAAAAAATTATCAAAAGCTTAA
- the nikA gene encoding nickel ABC transporter substrate-binding protein, translating to MIGILGGCGDATSSSNEGNDEDKHLHFLYNFSTNSLDPHVDTSYVPLRAGITETLVRLDEENLAVEPWLAEDWEGEDGVNWIIHLREDVTFHNGTEMDAEAVKASLERAITENIAMDNALKIDHIEADGYTLEITTTEPFPEFISELVNPNVAIIDVTEDDILNHPIGTGPFVLETFVQGSRLDLRRYDDYWDGASNLDSVIFSFNEDANARSLALRSGRVDIVYRPEVESLDTLREIDGLQVESTATFRVHQMTMNMQRESLQDVNVRRAIDALIDREDIVDSILLGHGEVAVGPFLPSLPFAPTYEEQPTGSDAAVAYLEEAGYTLEDGTMQKDGEPLTLTLLTYPSRADLPLIAQVFQSDAKQIGIEVEIKQIDTPEEYMASNRDWDIATYSNLTAPRGDAGYYLNATYHPTGALNFSGAEEAELTALIDELNQTVDYDERAILAEEAAEYVYENVINSFVLHPSTIVAYNENKVDNWVTTRSEYYMITNQLDVK from the coding sequence GTGATTGGTATATTAGGAGGATGCGGAGATGCCACATCTTCTTCAAACGAGGGGAATGATGAAGATAAGCATCTTCATTTCCTATATAATTTCTCTACAAATTCGTTGGACCCACATGTTGATACGAGTTATGTGCCATTAAGAGCAGGGATTACAGAAACGTTAGTTCGATTAGATGAGGAAAATTTAGCAGTTGAACCGTGGCTAGCAGAAGATTGGGAGGGGGAAGATGGTGTTAATTGGATCATTCACCTTCGTGAAGATGTGACGTTTCATAATGGAACAGAGATGGATGCGGAGGCTGTCAAAGCTTCGTTGGAAAGAGCCATTACCGAAAACATTGCCATGGACAATGCACTGAAAATAGATCATATCGAAGCAGATGGTTACACGTTAGAAATCACCACAACTGAACCATTTCCGGAGTTTATTTCAGAACTTGTTAATCCAAATGTAGCGATTATTGATGTGACAGAAGACGATATTTTAAACCATCCAATCGGGACAGGCCCGTTTGTACTTGAGACATTTGTCCAAGGAAGTCGCCTTGATTTGAGGCGTTATGATGATTATTGGGATGGTGCTTCTAACTTGGATAGCGTGATTTTTTCGTTTAACGAAGATGCTAATGCCCGCTCCCTTGCTTTAAGATCAGGAAGGGTTGACATTGTTTATCGTCCAGAAGTTGAGAGTTTGGATACATTAAGAGAAATAGACGGTCTGCAAGTAGAGTCAACCGCTACGTTTCGAGTCCATCAAATGACGATGAACATGCAACGGGAGAGTTTGCAAGATGTGAATGTTCGACGTGCAATTGATGCGTTAATTGATAGAGAAGACATTGTCGATTCTATTTTACTAGGCCATGGGGAAGTGGCAGTTGGGCCTTTTCTACCTAGTCTTCCATTTGCGCCAACTTACGAAGAGCAGCCAACAGGTTCTGATGCGGCGGTCGCGTATTTAGAGGAAGCAGGTTATACCCTTGAGGATGGTACGATGCAAAAAGATGGCGAACCACTTACCTTAACACTTTTAACATACCCATCAAGAGCAGATCTTCCGTTAATTGCCCAAGTGTTTCAATCCGATGCGAAACAAATTGGTATTGAGGTGGAGATTAAGCAGATCGACACTCCAGAAGAATATATGGCATCAAATCGTGATTGGGATATTGCGACGTACAGTAATTTAACTGCTCCCCGTGGAGATGCTGGTTACTATTTAAATGCAACATATCATCCCACAGGTGCCCTCAACTTTAGTGGCGCTGAAGAAGCAGAACTTACAGCACTTATTGATGAACTCAACCAAACAGTTGATTATGATGAAAGAGCGATCCTTGCTGAGGAAGCAGCGGAGTATGTTTATGAGAACGTCATTAACTCATTTGTGTTACATCCCTCCACCATTGTGGCATACAACGAGAACAAAGTAGACAATTGGGTGACAACTCGTAGCGAATATTATATGATTACAAACCAATTGGATGTGAAGTGA